GATACCTCCAGCGTTAATCACAAAATCTGGAGCATAGACTAAACCTGCATCTAAGATCATTTGCCCATGACGAACTTCGTCAGCAAGCTGATTATTTGCAGCTCCAGCAATTACTTTAGCTTTTAATCTTTTAAGCGTATCGTCATTCACGGTGGCACCCATGGCGCATGGCGCATAAATATCTACGTCTAAATCATAGATCTCATCCATACTCACAACTGTAGCACCTGAGTCTTTAGATACTTTAGCCAGACGCTCTTGGTTGATATCGGTAATTGAAATTTGAGCACCTTCTTTGGCTAAATGATCTACCAAATACATACCAACTTGACCAACACCCTGGACAGATATTTTCTTACCTGCTAGGCTATCTGTTCCAAACGCTTTTTTGGCGGCAGCTTTCATACCCATGTAAACTCCATAAGCCGTAACTGGTGATGGGTCACCGCTGCCACCCATATCAACTGGAAGCCCGGTAACATGCTTAGTTTCCATGCCAATATGCTCCATGTCGCTGGTCTTCATGTTCATGTCCTCAGCGGTGATGTACCGACCACCAAGACTGTTCACAAACTTTCCGAACCTCCTTAGAAATGCTTCATTTTTTAGTTTGTGGACATCGCCAATAATTACGGCTTTACCCCCTCCTAAATTTAGACCCGAAACAGCAGCCTTATAGGTCATGCCTCGAGAAAGTCTTAAAACATCAATAACGGCTTCTTCTTCAGTAGCATAGTTCCAGAATCGCGTTCCTCCAAGCGCAGGTCCTAGAACAGTGTTATGAATGCCAATTATTGCTTTAAGACCGGTTGCTTCATCATGGCAGTATACTATCTGCTCATGCCCCATCTTAGATGCTTGCTCAAAGATGGATATGGTTCCGGTTTTTTCGGTCACATCAACTTCTTCCATTACGTTCGTATTACAGTTTACTTTATATTTGTCAAGTTCGGCTAAAATAGTCGGTTTGACAGTCCGCAAAACTAATTAATAAATCGACATATTCTAAAGAATAAAATAGGCTCGGCAACCTTTATCAGGTTGTTTATGTTAACTACAACGTGAAAGAACTCCGGCACCTTAATAAGTACTTGTTCAAGTATAAACACCTGCTCATCTTGGGTTTTATATTCTTGGTCATTTCAAACTATTTTGCCGTATGGCCAGCTAAAGTTGTGCGCTATGCCATAGACTACGTTACGGACAGTTTCGCACTCTATCGACTTTTTGAAGGAGGTACATTGGGCACCGACTTATTCGATCAACTTGAGATGGGTGTACTCGTGCTCGGTGCGCTGATGATTTTAATGGCTTTACTCCGTGGATTTTTCCTCTTTCTAGTCAGACAAACCATTATCGTTATGTCTAGAAAGATAGAGTTCGACCTCAAAAATGAGATTTTTGAACAGTATCAAAATCTACCTTTAAGTTTCTACAGGCGGAATAATACCGGTGATTTAATGAATAGAATATCGGAGGATGTAAGTCGTGTAAGAATGTATTTAGGGCCCGGTATTATGTATGGGATAAACTTGCTGGTGCTTTTTCCTTTGGTGATTTATCAAATGTTAAGGGTAAACCCTGAATTAACTTTCTATGCTTTGCTGCCATTACCTGTGCTTTCTATTAGCATCTACTTCGTGAATAATATTATTAATAAGCGATCTGAAAAGATTCAAGAAAGTTTGTCAGATCTTTCTACAGGTGTTCAAGAAGCCTTTTCTGGTATTCGAGTATTAAAAGCTTTTGTTCGTGAAGCGGATTCCACGCAGCAATTCGAAAATGCCAGTGAAACTTACAAGTACCGATCGCTTAGATTGACTTTTGTGAATGCCTTGTTCTTCCCGCTTATCATGGCCCTAATTGGCCTAAGCGTAATTCTCACAATTTATATTGGCGGCAATAAAGTGATCAATGGAGAAATCACTTACGGGAACATTGCGGAGTTTGTCATTTATGTGAACATGCTCACTTGGCCTGTGACTGCCTTGGGGTGGATCACTAGTATTAACCAACGTGCAGCAGCATCGCAAAAGAGAATTAATGAATTCTTAAAAGAAAAGAACGACATACAATCAACTGACGACCTTAAAAAAGACATTGCAGGTGATCTAATTTTCGACAATGTGAGTTTCACTTATCCAGACTCTGGAATTGAGGCGCTAAAAAATGTGTCATTTGATGTAAAAGCCGGTCAATCGATCGCTATTATCGGTACTACGGGCTCTGGGAAGAGTACTATTGCCAATTTGATGCTTAGACTTTATGATACGACTGAAGGAACTGTATCTGTTGACGACAATGATATCAAGAAGTACGATATCCCGAATTTGAGAAGTCAAATGGGCTATGTACCGCAAGACCTTTTCCTTTTCTCAGATAGCATTCGAAATAACATTGCCTTCGGTAATAGTAATATTTCGGAAGATGAAGTTTTCAAAGCGGCCAAAGATGCGGATTTGTATGATAACATAATCGATTTCCCAAAAGGCTTTGAGACAATGCTTGGTGAAAGAGGAATTACGCTTTCTGGAGGCCAAAAACAACGCACTTCCATCGCCAGAGCTATCGTACGGAACCCGAATATCCTGATTCTTGACGATGCACTTTCGGCAGTTGATACAAATACTGAAAACACCATTCTCAATAGCCTTTCTAGTCTAATGAAAGGGCGTACCACTGTTATAATTTCGCATAGAGTTTCTTCTGCCAAACTAGCCGACAAAATCATCGTTCTGGACGAGGGAAGAATTATAGAACAGGGTACGAATGAGTCTCTACT
This is a stretch of genomic DNA from Roseivirga misakiensis. It encodes these proteins:
- a CDS encoding Glu/Leu/Phe/Val dehydrogenase dimerization domain-containing protein, whose product is MEEVDVTEKTGTISIFEQASKMGHEQIVYCHDEATGLKAIIGIHNTVLGPALGGTRFWNYATEEEAVIDVLRLSRGMTYKAAVSGLNLGGGKAVIIGDVHKLKNEAFLRRFGKFVNSLGGRYITAEDMNMKTSDMEHIGMETKHVTGLPVDMGGSGDPSPVTAYGVYMGMKAAAKKAFGTDSLAGKKISVQGVGQVGMYLVDHLAKEGAQISITDINQERLAKVSKDSGATVVSMDEIYDLDVDIYAPCAMGATVNDDTLKRLKAKVIAGAANNQLADEVRHGQMILDAGLVYAPDFVINAGGIINISSELAGAYNKQQAYSWTEKIYDTTHNIFTLADAEGIPTQDAAMKLAEKRIEDIGRVKLSM
- a CDS encoding ABC transporter ATP-binding protein; protein product: MKELRHLNKYLFKYKHLLILGFIFLVISNYFAVWPAKVVRYAIDYVTDSFALYRLFEGGTLGTDLFDQLEMGVLVLGALMILMALLRGFFLFLVRQTIIVMSRKIEFDLKNEIFEQYQNLPLSFYRRNNTGDLMNRISEDVSRVRMYLGPGIMYGINLLVLFPLVIYQMLRVNPELTFYALLPLPVLSISIYFVNNIINKRSEKIQESLSDLSTGVQEAFSGIRVLKAFVREADSTQQFENASETYKYRSLRLTFVNALFFPLIMALIGLSVILTIYIGGNKVINGEITYGNIAEFVIYVNMLTWPVTALGWITSINQRAAASQKRINEFLKEKNDIQSTDDLKKDIAGDLIFDNVSFTYPDSGIEALKNVSFDVKAGQSIAIIGTTGSGKSTIANLMLRLYDTTEGTVSVDDNDIKKYDIPNLRSQMGYVPQDLFLFSDSIRNNIAFGNSNISEDEVFKAAKDADLYDNIIDFPKGFETMLGERGITLSGGQKQRTSIARAIVRNPNILILDDALSAVDTNTENTILNSLSSLMKGRTTVIISHRVSSAKLADKIIVLDEGRIIEQGTNESLLAKDGVYKELYEKQLKQEESSEIQ